One Aquarana catesbeiana isolate 2022-GZ linkage group LG06, ASM4218655v1, whole genome shotgun sequence genomic region harbors:
- the LOC141147886 gene encoding olfactory receptor 7C1-like, producing the protein MGNQTSQSEFVLLGLSDLTDSRIPVFLLILLIYVATLVGNLLIIFLVASDFHLHTPMYFFLGNLSVLDIFTPSVSASHLSFSICTGNRLISYPTCITQVFLFTWFASTESSILTAMSYDRYVAICHPLRYTTMINIQLCVRIALFFWIFRFVCCFIHTLCALRMAFPDHTTIPGLFCELYQLIQLSYSDPFLNYLLLYFESVSIGVTSFLITFLSYVYIFKTILKITLKDGRRKAYSTCSSHLVVVFIFYGAGLFNYFQLQTKNFLAGRMISVFYTVITPLLNPIIYSLRNNDLKGALRKVLSRIGSTL; encoded by the coding sequence ATGGGAAATCAAACTTCTCAGTCTGAATTCGTTTTGCTTGGCCTGTCAGACCTCACAGATTCCCGGATCCCGGTATTTCTGCTGATCCTCCTCATCTATGTGGCCACACTGGTTGGGAATCTTCTCATCATTTTCTTGGTGGCCTCAGACTTCCACCTGCACACCCCCATGTACTTTTTCTTGGGCAACCTCTCAGTTTTGGACATCTTCACCCCTTCTGTGTCTGCATCTCATTTGTCTTTTAGCATCTGTACCGGAAACAGGCTGATTTCATACCCAACTTGCATCACCCAGGTCTTCCTATTCACTTGGTTTGCCAGCACTGAGTCCTCCATACTTACAGCAATGTCCTATGATCGCTATGTCGCCATCTGTCATCCTTTGCGTTATACAACCATGATAAACATTCAATTGTGTGTTCGGATAGCGCTCTTTTTCTGGATATTCAGGTTTGTGTGTTGCTTTATACACACGCTTTGTGCGCTAAGAATGGCCTTCCCTGACCACACCACCATCCCAGGCTTGTTCTGTGAACTATATCAGCTGATTCAATTGTCATATTCTGACCCATTCCTCAattatttacttttatattttgaaTCTGTAAGTATCGGAGTCACTAGCTTTCTTATTACTTTCCTTTCATATGTCTACATTTTTAAAACCATCCTGAAAATTACACTAAAGGATGGAAGACGGAAAGCTTACTCCACCTGCAGTTCTCACCTCGTGGTGGTCTTCATCTTTTATGGGGCTGGTCTTTTCAACTACTTTCAACTCCAAACTAAGAATTTTCTGGCAGGCAGGATGATTTCTGTATTTTACACAGTTATCACCCCTCTCCTAAACCCGATTATATACAGCTTGAGGAACAATGATCTGAAAGGAGCTCTTCGGAAAGTTCTATCCAGAATCGGCTCCACACTATAA